The proteins below come from a single Rhodococcus sp. WMMA185 genomic window:
- a CDS encoding acyl-CoA synthetase: MLLRSLNPLAVAQGDDIPDAVRIGDTTLSRGDVLGAATSVAERISRADRVAILATPSVTTVLAVVGCLIAGVTAVPVPPDSGPAEMGHILRDSGAQAWLGEVPADPQGLPVVPVRVHARSWHSYPEPPDSSVAFVLYTSGTTGPPKGVLLSRKAIAANLDALAEAWQWTSDDTLVQGLPLFHLHGLVLGVLGPLRIGSRLIHTVKPTPAAYAAAGGTMYFGVPTVWSRVADDPESARALSSARLLVSGSAPLPLPVFEKIRELTGLAPIDRYGMSETMLTISTRADGERRPGSVGMPLRGIETRLRDEHGGDVPHDGESIGELQVRGSMFFDGYLGRPEATAASFTEDGYFKTGDVAVIDPDGFHRIVGRASTDLIKSGGFRIGAGEVEACLLCHQGVREAAVVGVPDPDLGQRIVAFVVGENVSEPELIEYVASELSVHKRPREIRLVESLPRNELGKVQKQRLL, encoded by the coding sequence GGCGACGACATTCCCGACGCAGTCCGGATCGGTGACACGACACTGTCGCGCGGTGACGTGCTCGGTGCGGCCACCTCGGTAGCCGAACGCATCTCTCGCGCCGATCGTGTGGCGATCCTCGCGACCCCCAGCGTCACCACCGTTCTCGCCGTGGTCGGCTGTCTCATCGCGGGGGTGACGGCGGTCCCGGTTCCCCCCGATTCCGGCCCCGCCGAGATGGGCCACATTCTGCGAGACTCCGGTGCGCAGGCGTGGCTCGGCGAGGTGCCCGCGGATCCGCAAGGCCTGCCTGTCGTTCCAGTCCGTGTACATGCTCGGTCCTGGCACAGCTACCCGGAGCCACCCGATTCGTCCGTCGCGTTCGTGCTCTACACATCCGGCACGACGGGTCCGCCCAAGGGGGTCTTGCTCAGTAGGAAGGCCATCGCAGCCAATCTCGACGCACTTGCGGAGGCATGGCAGTGGACCAGCGACGATACGCTGGTCCAAGGTCTTCCGCTGTTCCACCTGCACGGATTGGTCCTCGGTGTATTGGGTCCGCTACGAATCGGCAGCCGTCTCATTCATACCGTCAAGCCCACCCCCGCGGCGTACGCTGCCGCCGGCGGAACGATGTACTTCGGTGTTCCGACGGTGTGGAGCCGGGTCGCCGACGATCCCGAGTCGGCGCGCGCGCTCTCGAGCGCGCGACTGCTTGTGTCGGGCAGTGCGCCGCTGCCCTTGCCGGTATTCGAGAAGATTCGGGAGTTGACCGGTCTCGCACCGATAGATCGGTACGGCATGAGTGAGACGATGCTGACGATCAGCACCAGAGCGGACGGTGAGCGCCGCCCGGGCTCGGTCGGTATGCCGCTCCGCGGCATCGAGACCCGGCTGCGAGACGAGCACGGCGGCGACGTTCCCCACGACGGAGAATCGATCGGCGAACTGCAGGTTCGAGGGTCGATGTTCTTCGATGGGTATCTCGGGCGTCCCGAAGCGACCGCCGCATCGTTCACGGAAGACGGCTACTTCAAAACCGGAGACGTCGCCGTCATCGACCCGGACGGGTTCCACCGCATCGTCGGGCGCGCTTCGACGGATCTGATCAAGTCGGGAGGATTCCGGATCGGCGCCGGTGAGGTGGAGGCGTGCCTACTCTGCCACCAGGGTGTGCGGGAAGCGGCCGTGGTCGGAGTGCCGGACCCCGACCTCGGCCAGCGAATCGTCGCCTTCGTGGTGGGGGAGAACGTCTCGGAACCAGAGTTGATCGAGTACGTGGCTTCTGAACTGTCGGTACACAAGCGGCCTCGCGAGATCCGACTGGTGGAGTCATTGCCCCGCAATGAACTGGGAAAGGTGCAGAAGCAGCGACTTCTGTGA